One Clostridium novyi NT genomic window carries:
- a CDS encoding TIGR03960 family B12-binding radical SAM protein: MNKISDDILCRVEKPIRYTGGELNSFSKDKNKVDIRVAFCFPDVYEVGMSHLGTKILYYTMNQREDTFCERAFAPWPDMEEQMRKNNIPMYTLETKDSLKVFDLVAFTLQYEMSYTNILNMLSMANIPIRAEDRTEDDPIVFCGGPCAYNPEPLYAVADFFALGEGEVQLDEVLDLYKECKDKGLSKKEFLRKAVTIRGIYVPSLYDVTYNEDGTIKEFKPKYDDVPAKVTKAIINNFNEVEFPNKLIVPYGEIVHDRVTIETFRGCTRGCRFCQAGMIYRPVREKTKEKIMEQVDELLKATGYEEVSLVSLSICDYSDIQGLINELIEKYKDKKVGVSLPSIRIDAFCVDLIKEIQKVRKTGLTFAPEAGSQRMRDIINKGVNEQDLMDSVSNAFKSGWSTIKLYFMIGLSYERDEDVIGIAELGEKVVEEYYKIPKEERQKGLKVTLSTSIFVPKPFTPFQWAPQDRMEVVKEKIRLIRNSVKSKRIQYNWHESPVSYMEAILARGDRKVCDVIIRAFEKGAKFDGWGEYFNFETWMEALDECNVDGEFYAYRERSYDEVLPWDFIDVGVSKEFLIRENEKAKKAELTPDCRQGCKNCGINTNESFKEGTCFENAIFNKVH; encoded by the coding sequence ATGAACAAAATTTCAGATGATATATTGTGTAGGGTTGAAAAACCTATTAGATATACAGGGGGAGAGTTAAATTCCTTTTCAAAAGATAAAAATAAAGTTGATATAAGAGTTGCCTTTTGTTTTCCAGATGTATATGAAGTTGGAATGTCACATTTAGGTACAAAGATACTTTATTACACTATGAATCAAAGGGAAGATACGTTTTGTGAAAGAGCTTTTGCACCATGGCCAGACATGGAAGAGCAAATGAGAAAAAACAATATTCCAATGTATACGCTAGAAACTAAAGATTCTTTAAAAGTATTTGATTTAGTAGCATTTACTCTTCAGTATGAAATGAGTTATACAAATATATTAAATATGTTAAGTATGGCAAACATTCCTATAAGGGCAGAGGATAGAACAGAGGATGATCCAATAGTTTTCTGCGGAGGACCATGTGCTTATAATCCAGAACCTTTATATGCTGTTGCAGACTTTTTTGCTTTAGGAGAAGGGGAAGTTCAGTTAGATGAAGTTTTAGATTTATACAAAGAGTGTAAAGATAAAGGATTAAGCAAGAAAGAATTTTTAAGAAAAGCTGTAACTATAAGAGGAATTTATGTGCCTAGTCTTTATGATGTAACTTATAATGAAGATGGAACTATAAAAGAATTTAAGCCAAAATATGATGATGTACCAGCTAAAGTTACTAAAGCTATCATAAATAACTTTAACGAAGTAGAATTTCCAAATAAGCTTATAGTTCCTTATGGAGAAATAGTTCATGATAGAGTTACAATAGAAACTTTCAGAGGATGTACAAGAGGATGTAGATTCTGTCAAGCAGGAATGATTTATAGACCGGTTAGAGAAAAGACTAAAGAAAAGATAATGGAACAAGTAGATGAGCTTTTAAAAGCTACTGGATATGAAGAAGTATCATTAGTATCACTAAGTATTTGCGATTATTCTGATATACAAGGACTTATAAATGAATTAATCGAAAAATACAAAGATAAAAAAGTTGGAGTATCACTTCCATCTATAAGAATAGATGCATTCTGTGTGGATTTAATAAAAGAAATTCAAAAGGTAAGAAAAACAGGACTTACTTTTGCACCAGAAGCTGGTAGCCAAAGAATGAGAGACATAATAAATAAAGGTGTTAATGAACAAGACTTAATGGATTCTGTATCTAATGCATTTAAATCAGGATGGTCAACTATTAAGTTATACTTCATGATAGGACTTTCTTATGAGAGAGATGAAGATGTAATTGGAATTGCAGAACTTGGAGAAAAAGTTGTAGAAGAATACTATAAAATACCTAAAGAAGAAAGACAAAAGGGACTTAAAGTTACTTTAAGTACATCTATTTTTGTACCAAAACCATTTACTCCATTCCAATGGGCTCCACAAGATAGAATGGAAGTTGTTAAGGAAAAAATTAGACTTATAAGAAATTCTGTTAAGAGCAAGAGAATTCAATACAACTGGCACGAATCTCCAGTAAGCTATATGGAAGCTATACTTGCAAGAGGAGATAGAAAAGTTTGTGATGTTATAATAAGAGCTTTTGAAAAAGGTGCTAAATTTGATGGTTGGGGAGAATACTTTAACTTTGAAACTTGGATGGAAGCATTAGATGAATGTAATGTAGACGGAGAATTCTATGCTTATCGTGAAAGAAGTTATGATGAAGTATTACCTTGGGATTTTATAGATGTTGGAGTATCAAAAGAGTTTTTAATTAGAGAAAACGAAAAAGCAAAAAAAGCA